A single region of the Schistocerca serialis cubense isolate TAMUIC-IGC-003099 chromosome 7, iqSchSeri2.2, whole genome shotgun sequence genome encodes:
- the LOC126412712 gene encoding uncharacterized protein LOC126412712, whose translation MTSSLVLLVPLLLAGAVLADSCTLPDASTETFSVTTAHKKWYQQYRYPSTDLDPLGCLILTQDPGEAANQMTLSGAFSQDPPAAVTADVTIEGNRLHSTYYGKYGELLTAERNLVYGSADIFIEHFCMVTGDEMTFIFTTAENPSDDLINQIWAEVDARPEIDRSKFQKVSC comes from the exons ATGACTTCTTCCCTGGTGCTGCTGGTTCCGCTATTGTTGGCTGGGGCAGTCCTGGCCGACTCCTGCACGCTGCCCGACGCCTCCACAGAGACCTTCAGCGTCACCACG GCCCACAAGAAGTGGTACCAGCAGTACCGCTACCCCTCAACGGACCTGGACCCCCTGGGCTGCCTCATTCTCACACAGGACCCTGGCGAGGCTGCTAACCAGATGACGCTCAGCGGTGCCTTCAGCCAGGACCCACC AGCTGCTGTCACGGCCGACGTCACTATCGAGGGAAACAGACTTCACAGTACCTACTACGGCAAGT ACGGAGAATTGTTGACCGCTGAGCGTAACCTCGTCTATGGAAGCGCAGACATCTTCATTGAACACTTCTGCATGGTGACTGGCG ACGAGATGACATTCATCTTCACCACTGCCGAGAATCCGAGTGACGATCTGATCAACCAGATATGGGCTGAGGTCGACGCACGCCCTGAAATCGACAGATCCAAATTCCAGAAAGTCAGTTGTTAA